In Pseudomonas hamedanensis, a single window of DNA contains:
- a CDS encoding efflux RND transporter permease subunit — MPQFFIDRPVFAWVVALFILLAGALAIPQLPVAQYPDVAPPQIEIYAVYPGASAQTVDESVVSLIEEELNGADHLLYFESQSSLGSATIKATFQPGTNPELAQVDVQNRLKVVESRLPQAVNQQGLQVEKVSSGFLLLITLTSSDGKLDDVALSDYLARNVMNEIKRLDGVGKAQLYGAERAMRIWIDPQKLIAFNLTPADVNEAIVAQNAQVSAGSIGDLPSPSSQEITATILVKGQLSTPQEFADIVLKANRDGSIVRIGDVARVEIGSQEYQFGTRLNGKPSTAVGVQLSPGANALNTATLVRAKMDELARYFPAGVEYKIPYDTSPFVKVSITKVVYTLGEAMLLVFAVMFLFLQNVRYTLIPTLVVPVALMGTFATMLALGFSINVLTMFGMVLAIGILVDDAIVVVENVERIMTTEGLSPKEATRKAMTQITGAIIGITLVLVAVFIPMAFMQGSVGVIYQQFSLSMATSILFSAFLALTLTPALCATLLKPVAKGEHHEKAGFFGWFNRRFEHLTDRYQGWVGYALKRTGRYLLIYVVLLVGLGLCFSRLPSSFLPTEDQGYTITDIQLPPGATKNRTVQVAEQLEAHNAGEPGISDSVVILGFSFSGSGQNAALAFSTLKDWSERGTDDTASSIADRANAALSQIKDAMAFSVLPPPVDGLGTSSGFEFRLQDRGGLGHATLMQARTELLAAAEKSPVLMNVRESALAEAPQVQLIVDRKQANALGVSFADIGNVLSTAVGSSYINDFPNQGRMQRVVVQAEGDQRSQVDDLLKMHVRNNAGNMVPLSAFVQANWIQGPAQLTRYNGYPAIAISGEPSAGHSTGEAMAEIERLVAQGPTGLGQEWTGLSLQERLSGNQAPILLGLSLLVVFLCLAALYESWSIPTSVLLVVPLGVLGAVLAVTLRGMPNDVFFKVGLITIIGLSAKNAILIIEFAKSLYDEGHDLIDATLQAARLRLRPIVMTSLAFILGVVPLAIATGASSASQQAIGTGVIGGMITATLAVIFVPVFFVVVMKLVRRLTKHH; from the coding sequence ATGCCGCAGTTCTTTATCGACCGCCCGGTGTTCGCCTGGGTTGTCGCGTTGTTCATCCTGTTGGCCGGTGCGCTGGCCATCCCGCAGTTGCCGGTGGCGCAGTACCCCGATGTCGCGCCGCCGCAGATTGAAATTTATGCCGTGTACCCGGGCGCTTCGGCGCAGACCGTCGATGAAAGCGTGGTCAGCCTGATCGAGGAAGAACTCAACGGCGCCGATCACCTGCTGTACTTCGAATCGCAGAGCAGCCTCGGCAGCGCGACGATCAAAGCGACGTTCCAGCCCGGCACCAACCCGGAACTGGCGCAGGTCGATGTGCAAAACCGTCTCAAGGTGGTCGAGTCACGCCTGCCGCAAGCGGTCAATCAGCAAGGCTTGCAGGTCGAGAAAGTCTCGTCCGGCTTCCTGTTGCTGATCACCCTGACCTCCAGCGACGGCAAGCTCGATGACGTAGCGCTCAGCGATTATCTGGCGCGTAACGTGATGAACGAAATCAAGCGTCTCGACGGCGTCGGCAAGGCACAGTTGTATGGCGCCGAGCGGGCCATGCGCATCTGGATCGATCCGCAGAAACTGATTGCCTTCAACCTGACCCCGGCTGACGTCAACGAAGCCATCGTTGCGCAGAACGCTCAGGTTTCGGCGGGCAGCATCGGCGATCTGCCGTCGCCCTCGTCGCAGGAAATCACCGCGACGATTCTGGTCAAGGGCCAGTTGTCGACGCCGCAAGAGTTCGCCGACATCGTGCTCAAGGCCAATCGCGACGGTTCAATCGTGCGCATCGGTGACGTGGCGCGCGTCGAAATCGGCAGTCAGGAATACCAGTTCGGCACGCGGTTGAACGGCAAGCCCTCCACCGCCGTCGGCGTGCAGTTGTCGCCGGGCGCCAATGCGCTGAACACCGCAACGCTGGTGCGGGCAAAAATGGATGAGCTGGCGCGTTACTTCCCGGCAGGCGTGGAATACAAGATCCCCTACGACACCTCACCGTTCGTCAAGGTCTCGATCACCAAAGTGGTTTACACCCTCGGCGAAGCGATGCTGCTGGTGTTCGCGGTGATGTTCCTGTTCCTGCAGAACGTGCGCTACACGCTGATCCCGACGCTGGTGGTGCCGGTCGCTCTGATGGGTACTTTTGCGACCATGCTGGCTCTGGGCTTCTCGATCAACGTGCTGACCATGTTCGGCATGGTGCTCGCCATCGGCATTCTGGTGGACGATGCGATCGTCGTGGTCGAGAACGTCGAGCGCATCATGACTACCGAAGGCCTGTCGCCCAAGGAAGCCACACGCAAGGCAATGACGCAGATTACCGGTGCGATTATCGGCATCACCCTGGTGCTGGTCGCGGTGTTTATCCCGATGGCGTTCATGCAAGGTTCGGTCGGGGTGATCTATCAGCAGTTTTCGCTGTCGATGGCGACCTCGATTCTGTTCTCGGCATTCCTCGCCCTGACCTTGACGCCAGCACTGTGCGCGACATTGCTCAAGCCTGTCGCCAAGGGCGAGCATCACGAGAAGGCCGGATTCTTCGGCTGGTTCAATCGGCGTTTCGAGCACTTGACCGATCGCTATCAGGGCTGGGTCGGGTATGCACTGAAACGCACCGGTCGCTACCTGTTGATCTACGTTGTGCTGCTGGTGGGTCTGGGACTGTGTTTTTCGCGCCTGCCCTCCTCGTTTCTGCCGACGGAAGACCAGGGTTACACCATCACCGATATTCAATTGCCGCCCGGCGCAACCAAAAACCGCACGGTGCAAGTGGCCGAACAGCTTGAAGCGCATAACGCCGGCGAACCGGGTATCAGTGACAGCGTGGTGATTCTCGGTTTCAGCTTCTCCGGCAGCGGGCAGAACGCGGCGCTGGCGTTTTCTACGCTGAAGGATTGGTCGGAACGTGGCACTGACGATACCGCAAGCTCGATTGCCGATCGTGCCAACGCTGCCCTGAGCCAGATCAAGGACGCCATGGCCTTCTCAGTGCTGCCGCCACCCGTGGACGGTCTCGGTACGTCGAGTGGTTTCGAGTTTCGCTTGCAGGATCGCGGCGGCCTCGGCCACGCGACCTTGATGCAGGCGCGCACGGAACTGCTCGCCGCCGCGGAAAAGAGTCCAGTATTAATGAATGTGCGTGAAAGCGCACTGGCCGAAGCGCCGCAAGTGCAATTGATCGTCGATCGCAAGCAGGCCAACGCCTTGGGCGTATCGTTCGCCGACATTGGTAACGTGCTGTCCACTGCTGTGGGTTCCAGCTACATCAACGACTTTCCCAATCAGGGCCGCATGCAGCGCGTGGTGGTGCAGGCTGAGGGCGACCAGCGCAGTCAGGTCGATGATTTGCTGAAAATGCACGTGCGCAACAACGCCGGGAACATGGTGCCGCTGTCGGCATTTGTCCAGGCCAACTGGATTCAAGGCCCGGCGCAGTTGACCCGATACAACGGCTACCCGGCGATTGCGATCTCCGGCGAACCGTCTGCGGGGCACAGCACCGGTGAGGCGATGGCGGAAATCGAACGTCTGGTTGCGCAGGGGCCGACAGGTCTGGGCCAGGAATGGACCGGTTTGTCGTTGCAGGAACGCTTGTCCGGCAACCAGGCGCCGATACTGCTCGGGTTGTCGTTGCTGGTGGTGTTCCTGTGTCTGGCGGCGCTTTATGAGAGCTGGTCAATCCCGACTTCGGTGTTGCTCGTAGTCCCGCTGGGCGTGCTTGGCGCGGTGCTGGCAGTGACGCTGCGCGGGATGCCCAACGATGTGTTCTTCAAGGTTGGCTTGATCACCATCATTGGCCTGTCAGCGAAGAACGCCATCCTGATCATCGAATTCGCCAAGAGCCTGTACGACGAAGGTCACGATCTGATCGACGCGACGTTGCAAGCAGCGCGTTTGCGTCTGCGGCCGATCGTCATGACCTCGCTGGCGTTCATTCTTGGCGTAGTACCGTTGGCCATTGCCACGGGTGCCAGTTCGGCAAGTCAGCAGGCAATCGGCAC
- a CDS encoding efflux RND transporter periplasmic adaptor subunit has protein sequence MSKKLLAGLGLIAMALSLGACDSSSNAEQQTPPATVRIETLQARPLSISSELSGRIAAPRIAEVRARVAGVVLQRVFREGSDVKQGEVLFRIDPAPFKADLDSAEAALRKAEANAFQAKLQEQRYAQLIDDKAISAQDYDNARANARQTAADVAANKAAVARAKLNLGYATVTAPISGRIGRALVTEGALVGQNETTPLALIQQLDPIHADLTQSTRELNELRRAFRSGQLQEVGRDQVKATLIQDDGSLYPLPGKLLFSDITVDPGTGQIILRSEFPNPDLDLLPGSFIRVRLEQATIQNGITVPQRAVQRDSAGVAQVLTVDEQLRVALQPVQLGAVQNNRWIVTGGLKPGDRIITEGLQHARPGEKVQIDETPLPLAQTSGQ, from the coding sequence ATGTCGAAGAAACTGCTGGCCGGGCTCGGCCTGATCGCAATGGCGCTGTCGCTGGGCGCCTGTGACTCATCCTCGAACGCCGAACAACAGACGCCGCCAGCGACCGTGCGCATCGAGACCCTCCAGGCCCGCCCTCTGTCCATCAGCAGTGAACTGAGCGGGCGCATCGCCGCGCCACGGATCGCCGAAGTGCGTGCAAGGGTCGCCGGTGTGGTGTTGCAACGCGTGTTCCGCGAAGGCAGCGACGTCAAACAGGGCGAGGTGCTGTTTCGCATCGACCCGGCGCCATTCAAGGCAGACCTCGATAGCGCCGAAGCAGCGCTGCGCAAAGCAGAGGCCAACGCCTTCCAGGCAAAATTGCAGGAGCAGCGCTATGCGCAGTTGATCGACGACAAGGCCATCAGTGCTCAGGATTACGACAACGCCCGCGCCAATGCACGGCAGACTGCCGCCGACGTTGCGGCCAACAAAGCCGCGGTGGCGCGGGCAAAGCTCAACCTGGGTTATGCCACTGTTACCGCGCCTATTTCAGGCCGAATCGGTCGCGCACTGGTCACCGAAGGCGCGCTGGTCGGGCAGAACGAAACCACGCCGCTGGCACTGATCCAGCAGCTCGACCCGATCCACGCCGACCTGACTCAATCGACCCGTGAACTCAACGAGCTGCGCCGCGCATTCCGCTCCGGGCAGTTGCAGGAAGTCGGCCGGGATCAGGTCAAAGCCACGCTGATTCAGGATGACGGCAGCCTCTACCCGCTACCGGGCAAACTGCTATTCAGCGACATCACGGTCGATCCGGGCACCGGGCAGATCATTCTGCGCAGCGAATTCCCCAATCCGGATCTCGACCTGTTGCCGGGCAGTTTCATCCGTGTACGTCTCGAGCAAGCAACTATCCAGAACGGCATCACCGTGCCGCAACGGGCCGTACAGCGTGACAGCGCCGGCGTTGCCCAGGTGCTGACGGTTGATGAGCAACTGCGTGTGGCGCTGCAACCGGTGCAACTGGGCGCGGTGCAGAACAATCGCTGGATTGTTACCGGCGGCCTCAAGCCCGGCGACCGCATCATCACCGAAGGCCTGCAACATGCCCGTCCCGGCGAAAAAGTGCAGATCGACGAAACCCCTCTTCCACTCGCCCAGACTTCTGGTCAGTAA
- a CDS encoding response regulator transcription factor translates to MPNILLVEDDTALAELISSYLERNGYSVSVIGRGDHVRERARINPPDLVILDLMLPGLDGLQVCRLLRADSAMLPILMLTARDDSHDQVLGLEMGADDYVTKPCEPRVLLARVRTLLRRSSLGEPLTVNDRIVMGNLCIDLSERTVTWREQAVELSSGEYNLLVVLARHAGEVLSRDQILQRLRGIEFNGTDRSVDVAISKLRRKFDDHAGEARKIKTVWGKGYLFSRSEWEC, encoded by the coding sequence ATGCCCAACATCCTCCTGGTCGAAGACGACACCGCCCTCGCCGAACTGATCTCCAGCTACCTGGAACGCAACGGTTACTCCGTCAGCGTCATCGGCCGTGGCGACCACGTGCGCGAGCGGGCGCGGATCAATCCGCCGGATCTGGTGATCCTCGACCTGATGCTGCCGGGGCTGGATGGCCTGCAAGTCTGCCGCTTGCTGCGCGCGGATTCGGCGATGCTGCCGATTCTGATGCTCACCGCCCGCGACGACAGCCACGACCAGGTGCTGGGCCTGGAAATGGGCGCCGACGATTACGTTACCAAGCCGTGCGAGCCGCGGGTGTTGCTGGCCCGGGTGCGGACGTTGTTGCGCCGCAGCAGTCTCGGCGAACCGTTGACGGTCAACGACCGCATCGTCATGGGCAACCTGTGCATCGACCTGTCCGAACGCACCGTCACCTGGCGCGAGCAAGCGGTGGAACTGTCCAGCGGTGAGTACAACTTGCTGGTGGTGCTCGCCCGGCATGCCGGCGAGGTGCTCAGCCGCGACCAGATTCTGCAACGCTTGCGCGGTATCGAATTCAACGGCACTGACCGCTCGGTGGACGTGGCGATTTCCAAGCTGCGGCGCAAGTTCGACGATCACGCGGGCGAGGCGCGCAAGATCAAGACTGTGTGGGGCAAAGGCTACCTCTTCAGCCGCTCCGAATGGGAATGCTGA
- a CDS encoding ATP-binding protein → MFRILFRLYLVTIVSYSAAIYLVPDLVVMAFRDRFVTYNLDFSRGLQSLITKQFHAAPQDQWPTIAATMDKEFQPLHIVLTRIDDAVFTPIEQERLHRGENVVRIGDWGWRTLAVTPLNDEMAVRMVVPPDPMDVDLLYWSINVLIGATLLGCLLLWLRPHWRDLERLKSTAERFGKGHLSERTNIAPSSNIGSLAKVFDTMAGDIENLLNQQRDLLNAVSHELRTPLTRLDFGLALALSDDLPAPSRERLQGLVAHIRELDELVLELLSYSRLQNPAQLPERIEVALDEFIDSILGSVDEELESPEIVIDVLLHGQLERFALDPRLTARAIQNLLRNAMRYCDKRIQIGVQVNAAGCEIWVDDDGIGIPDDERERIFEPFYRLDRSRDRATGGFGLGLAISRRALEAQGGTLTVEHSPLGGARFRLWLPATA, encoded by the coding sequence ATGTTTCGCATCCTGTTTCGCCTGTATCTGGTGACGATCGTTTCGTACAGCGCGGCGATTTATCTGGTGCCGGATCTGGTGGTGATGGCCTTCAGGGATCGGTTCGTCACCTATAACCTGGATTTTTCCCGTGGCCTGCAATCGCTGATCACCAAACAGTTTCATGCTGCACCGCAGGATCAGTGGCCAACCATTGCGGCGACGATGGATAAGGAATTCCAGCCGCTGCACATAGTGCTGACGCGTATCGACGACGCGGTGTTCACGCCCATCGAGCAGGAGCGCCTGCACCGCGGTGAAAACGTGGTGCGCATCGGCGACTGGGGCTGGCGCACGTTGGCGGTCACCCCGCTGAATGATGAGATGGCGGTGCGCATGGTCGTTCCGCCCGATCCCATGGACGTCGATTTGTTGTACTGGAGCATCAACGTGCTGATCGGCGCGACACTACTCGGCTGCCTGCTGCTCTGGCTGCGTCCGCACTGGCGCGATCTGGAGCGCCTGAAAAGCACCGCCGAGCGCTTCGGCAAGGGCCATCTGAGCGAGCGCACCAACATTGCCCCAAGCTCCAACATCGGCAGCCTGGCCAAAGTCTTCGACACCATGGCCGGTGACATCGAAAACCTCCTGAACCAGCAACGCGACCTGCTCAATGCTGTTTCCCATGAGTTGCGCACGCCGTTGACGCGGCTGGATTTCGGCCTGGCGCTGGCACTGTCCGATGATTTGCCGGCCCCTAGCCGCGAACGCCTGCAAGGGTTGGTCGCGCATATTCGTGAGCTGGATGAATTGGTTCTGGAGCTGTTGTCTTACAGCCGCTTGCAGAACCCGGCGCAATTGCCCGAGCGAATCGAGGTGGCGCTGGATGAGTTCATCGACAGCATCCTGGGCAGTGTCGACGAGGAGCTGGAATCGCCGGAGATCGTTATCGATGTGTTGCTGCACGGTCAGTTGGAACGCTTTGCGCTGGATCCGCGTCTGACGGCGCGAGCGATCCAGAATCTGCTGCGCAATGCCATGCGTTATTGCGATAAACGCATTCAGATCGGCGTCCAGGTGAACGCTGCCGGTTGTGAAATCTGGGTGGACGATGACGGGATCGGTATCCCCGACGACGAGCGCGAGCGGATTTTCGAGCCTTTCTATCGACTCGACCGCAGTCGCGACCGGGCGACCGGTGGTTTTGGCTTGGGCCTGGCAATCAGCCGCCGGGCTCTGGAAGCTCAGGGCGGAACCTTGACGGTAGAACACTCACCACTGGGTGGGGCGCGATTCAGGCTTTGGTTGCCGGCCACGGCCTGA
- the pncA gene encoding bifunctional nicotinamidase/pyrazinamidase, whose product MPIAASRAALLVIDVQNDFIPGGQLPVPEGDRIVPLANRLARQFRQVVIAQDWHPRGHISFASSHPGRQPYDVIELPYGEQTLWPEHCVQASAGAELHPQLDLPHAQLIIRKGCNPDIDSYSAFLEADRSTTTGLAGYLKERGIDTVYMVGLALDFCVMFSALDARAAGFNAFVVLDACRAIDLDGSLAAAITRMQAAGVGLIQSSDLPI is encoded by the coding sequence GTGCCCATTGCTGCATCTCGCGCTGCATTGTTGGTCATCGATGTTCAAAACGACTTCATTCCCGGCGGACAACTGCCGGTGCCTGAAGGTGACCGGATTGTGCCGCTGGCCAATCGCCTTGCACGCCAATTCAGACAGGTCGTCATTGCTCAGGACTGGCACCCGCGCGGCCACATCTCGTTTGCGTCAAGTCATCCCGGGCGTCAGCCTTACGACGTCATCGAGTTGCCATACGGCGAACAAACGCTGTGGCCCGAGCATTGCGTGCAAGCCAGCGCCGGGGCCGAGCTTCATCCGCAGCTCGATTTGCCTCATGCTCAATTGATCATCCGTAAAGGCTGCAATCCTGACATCGACAGTTACTCAGCCTTCCTCGAAGCGGACCGAAGCACCACCACCGGGCTGGCTGGCTACCTCAAAGAGCGCGGCATCGACACGGTCTACATGGTCGGGCTTGCGCTGGATTTCTGTGTGATGTTTTCGGCGCTGGATGCGCGCGCGGCGGGATTCAATGCGTTTGTGGTGCTGGATGCCTGCCGGGCGATTGATCTGGACGGTTCGCTGGCCGCCGCGATCACCCGGATGCAAGCGGCCGGCGTCGGTCTCATTCAATCGTCGGATCTGCCGATCTGA
- a CDS encoding DUF2834 domain-containing protein produces the protein MMSIALPLTALLAFSGYTLSVMVQAEQSLIDFGISLMSRPDTAQVVIDLYLLATLAGVWMFKDARARGRSVWSVVPYLVLTAVFVSVGPLLYLVVRGIQERRRIGKTASVS, from the coding sequence ATGATGTCCATCGCCCTGCCTCTCACCGCCTTGCTCGCTTTTAGCGGTTACACCCTTTCAGTGATGGTTCAGGCGGAACAGTCATTGATCGACTTCGGGATCAGCCTGATGTCGCGCCCAGACACGGCGCAGGTGGTGATCGATCTGTATCTGCTGGCGACATTGGCCGGGGTGTGGATGTTCAAGGATGCCAGGGCTCGCGGGCGATCGGTCTGGTCGGTAGTGCCTTATCTGGTGCTGACGGCGGTATTCGTCTCGGTGGGGCCGTTGTTGTATCTGGTGGTTCGTGGCATTCAGGAGCGGCGCAGAATAGGTAAGACCGCTTCGGTGAGTTGA
- the eco gene encoding serine protease inhibitor ecotin, with product MSSLRIYATTGLILASLSTLAHAARLEDVAPYPKAEAGFTRQVIHLPKQEQEENFQVEILAGKTLEVDCNRQRLGGVLDEKNLEGWGYPFYRLETVIGPMSTMMACPPGSEKKRAFVPVVGDGFMLRYNSKLPVVVYAPADVEVRYRIWSASDKVGSALQQ from the coding sequence ATGAGTTCTTTACGTATCTATGCGACGACTGGCCTGATCCTCGCCAGCCTGTCCACCCTCGCCCACGCCGCCAGGCTTGAAGACGTCGCGCCGTACCCCAAGGCAGAAGCTGGATTCACCCGCCAAGTCATTCACCTGCCCAAACAGGAGCAGGAAGAAAACTTCCAGGTTGAAATTCTCGCAGGCAAGACCCTTGAAGTGGATTGCAACCGTCAGCGCCTGGGCGGCGTTCTGGATGAAAAGAATCTTGAAGGCTGGGGTTATCCCTTTTATCGCCTGGAGACGGTTATCGGCCCGATGAGTACGATGATGGCCTGTCCGCCCGGCAGCGAGAAGAAACGCGCGTTCGTGCCGGTCGTCGGGGATGGCTTCATGTTGCGCTACAACAGTAAACTGCCGGTCGTGGTGTACGCACCTGCTGACGTTGAGGTGCGCTATCGCATCTGGTCGGCATCGGACAAAGTCGGCAGCGCCCTTCAGCAATAA